The genomic segment GGCGCCGGGTCTGCTCCACCACGCCCTTGCGGGCGTCCACGAGCAGGACGGCGAGCTGCGCGGTCGAGGCGCCGGTGACGGTGTTGCGCGTGTACTGCACGTGCCCCGGCGTGTCCGCGAGCACGAAACTCCGTTGCGGCGTCGCGAAGTACCGGTACGCGACGTCGATCGTGATGCCCTGCTCGCGCTCGGACCGCAGACCGTCCACGAGCAGCGAAAGATCCGGTGTGGACAGACCTTTGTCGACACTCGCGCGCTGCACGGCGTCGAGCTGGTCGGCGAGTACCGACTTGGTGTCGTAGAGCAGCCGGCCCACGAGGGTCGACTTGCCGTCGTCCACGCTGCCCGCCGTGGCCAACCTCAGCAGACTCGACATCAGAAGTACCCCTCCCGCTTGCGGTCCTCCATGGCGGCTTCCGAGAGCCGGTCGTCGGCCCTCGTGGCCCCGCGCTCGGTGAGCCTGCTGGCCTGGACCTCCGCGATCACCTGCTCGACGGTTGTGGCCGTGGACTCCACGGCACCGGTGCACGAGCCGTCGCCGACGGTGCGGTAGCGCACCATGAGCTCCTGGACGTCCTCGCCGTCGCGGGGGCCGCCCCACGGGCCGTCCGTGAGCCACATGCCGTCGCGGCGGAACACCCTGCGCTTGTGCGCGTAGTAGATCGACGGCAGCTCGACGTTCTCGCGGGCGATGTAGTTCCACACGTCGGCTTCGGTCCAGTTGGACAGGGGGAAGACGCGCACGTGCTCGCCGGGGCGGTGCCTGCCGTTGTAGAGGTTCCACAGCTCCGGCCGCTGGCGCCGCGGGTCCCACTGGCCGAACGCGTTGCGGAGGCTGAAGATGCGCTCCTTGGCGCGGGCGCGTTCCTCGTCGCGCCTGCCGCCGCCGAACACGGCGTCGAAGCGGTGTTCGGTGATGGTGTCGAGCAGCGGTTGCGTCTGCAGCGGGTTGCGGGTGCCGTCGGGGCGTTCCTGGAGGCGACCGTCGTCGATCCAGTCCTGGACCTTCGCGACGACGAGCCGAAGCCCGTACTTCTCCACCACGTGGTCGCGGAACCGGATGACCTCGTCGAAGTTGTGGCCGGTGTCGACGTGGAGGAGGGGGAACGGCACCGGTGCGGGCCAGAACGCCTTGATCGCGAGGTGCAGCAGCAGCGTGGAGTCCTTGCCTCCGGAGAACAGGATCACCGGCCGGTCGAACTCGCCTGCGACTTCGCGGAAGACGTGCACCGCCTCCGACTCGAGGGCGGCGAGGTTGTCCCGCGCCGCGTCCGTCGCGGTCTGCGCAGTCGTCATGAAATCCTTTCCCTTGGCGTCGAACGGAAGGCGGCGGACGTGTCAGGCGTGCAGGCCGCACTCGGTCTTCGAGGTCCCGGCCCACCGGCCACTGCGCGGATCGGCACCGGGGGCCACCTTCGCGGTGCAGGGGGCGCAGCCGATCGACAGGTATCCCTCCCCGACGAGCGGGTTCTGCAGGATGCCGTTGCGGTGCAGGTAGTCGTCGAACTCCTCGTCCGTCCAGGCGGCGATGGGGTTGACCTTGACGAGGCCGTTGCGCTCGTCCCACGTGACGATCGGCGTGTTCGCGCGCGTCGGCGCGTCCACGCGGCGCACACCGGTGATCCAGCACGAGTACGTCGCCAGGGTGCGCTGGAGCGGGATGACCTTCCGCAGGTGGCAGCACCGGTTGGGGTCGCGTTCGTGGAGTTTCGGGCCATACTCGGCGTCCTGTTCCGCGACGGTCTGGTCGGGCAGGGCGTCGACGATGCGGACGTCCGGGTAGACGGTGGCGACCGCGTCCCGGACCCCGATCGTCTCAGCGAAGTGGTAGCCGGTGTCGAGGAAGAGCACGTCGATGTCGGGTTTGACCTTCGCGGCGAGGTCGATGAGCACGGCGTCCTGCATGTTCGACGCGACGATGAGGTCGTCGCCGAACCGCTCCACCGCCCACCGCAGTGCCTCGTCGGCGTCGGCCTCGGCCAATCTCTCGGCCGCCTCGGCCGCCACCGTCCTGAGTTCGTCTCGCGAAGCCGCTGCGGTCATCGACTTACCTCCGGTATCCGCAAACCGACGAATTGCACCGAGAAGACCCGCCGGCAGGCGGCACACAGCCAGGCCGTGCCGTCCTCCGGCCGAAGATCCTCGTCGCCACAGTACGGACAATGGAACGGTGTGGCACGCGTGGGCGTGGTCGGCTCGCTCATACCAGCAGCGCTTCCTCGGCGCGGGCGACCCACTGGGCGAACCGTTCGCCGTCCTCGCGGTGGGCGACGTAGTTGCGCACGACCCGTTCCACGTAGTCCGTCAACTCGGCGGCGGTGACTTTGTGCCTCCGGAGTTTACGGCCGAAACCGGCGTCCAGACCGAGGCCGCCGCCGAGGTGCACCTGGAAGCCCTCGACCTGCTTGCCCTCGGCGTCGGTGACGATCTGTCCCTTCAGTCCGATGTCGGCGACTTGGATGCGCGCGCACGAGTTGGGGCAGCCGTTGAGGTGCACGCTCACGGGGTGGTCGAGACCGGACTGGATGTCGGCCAACCGCCGTTCGAGGTCCTCCACCAGCCGGGCCGCGCGGGCCTTGGTCTCCACGATCGCGAGCTTGCAGAACTCGATGCCGGTGCAGGCCATGACGCCCCGTCGCCACGGTGACGGGTCGGTGGTCAGACCGGCTTCGGCGAGTGCGGCGCGCAGGCCCTCGATCTCCGATTCCGGGACGTCGAGGACGACCAGCTTCTGCTGCGGCGTGAGTCGCACGCGGGTGGACCCGGCCCGCTCGGCGGCCTTGGCGGCGGCCAGCAGCATCGAGCCGGACGCGCGCCCGGCGACGGGAGCGGCGCCCACGTAGTACAGCCCGTCCCGCTGCCGGTGCACGCCGATGTGGTCGAGAGGCTGTTCGGGAACGTCGGGAGCCGGGCCGTCGATCAGGGGCCGCCCGAGGTACTCGCGTTCGAGCACCTCGCGGAACTTCTCGGCACCCCAGTCCTTGACCAGGAACTTCAGCCGCGCGCGGGAGCGCAGCCTGCGGTAGCCGTAGTCGCGGAAGACGCCGACCACCCCGGCCCACACGTCGGGCACCTCGTCCAGGGGCACCCAGGCGCCGAGGCGGACGCCGAGCATGGGGTTGGTGGACAGACCACCGCCGACCCACAGGTCGAATCCGGGGCCGTGCTCGGGGTGGTGCACACCGACGAACGCGACGTCGTGGATCTCGTGGGCGACGTCGGCCAGTCCGGAGATCGCGGTCTTGAACTTGCGCGGGAGGTTGGCGAACTCGGGCGCGCCGATGTAGCGGCGGCGGATCTCGTCGATCGCGGGTGTGCCGTCGAGTACCTCGGCGGCGGCGATGCCGGCCACGGGCGAACCGAGGATCACGCGGGGGCTGTCGCCGCACGCTTCCATGGTGGACAGGCCGGCGGCCTCCAGCTTCGCCCAGATCGTGGGCACGTCCTCGATGCGGATCCAGTGGTACTGGATGTTCTGCCGGTCGGTGATGTCGGCCGTGTCGCGGGCGTAGGTCTGGGACAACTCGCCGAGCAGTGCGAGCTGGTGGGTGGTGAGCGCGCCGCCGTCGCTGCGGACGCGCATCATGAAGTAGCGGTCTTCGAGCTCTTCCGGTTCCAGGGTGGCCGTCCGGCCACCGTCGATGCCCGGCCTGCGCTGGGTGTAGAGGCCGTACCAGCGGAAACGACCCCGGAGGTCGCCCGGGTCGATCGAGTCGAATCCACGCTGCGCGTACACGGTCTCGATCCGCTCGCGCACGTTGAGCGGTGGATCGTCCTTCTTGGACCGTTCGTTGGCGTTGAGCGGTTCCCGGTAGCCGAGAGCCCACTGGCCTTCACCGCGTGGACGTCGGGTACGGGTGGCACTGCCGGCGTTCGAGGCCATGTCGCGGTGTCCTCCGGGCTGGTGTCGTCGAGTTGTGGTGGGGGAAGCCGCAGCGGGTCGGTGCCGGTGGCGGCACGAGGGCGGCGGGGGTCGGGCGGCGCAGCGCGGGAGCAAGCCGCCGGGGCCGGTCAGCGGCGGCAGAGGCTGCTGTTCACGCGCAGGTAGTCGACGTGGCGTCGCACCACGAGAAACACTCCTGCTGAAGTCACGAGGTCACCGTCGCACGCGGTCCGAGGTGCGTCCAGGACGGTTCGCATCGTGGGAAGCGGCCTCCGACGAGCTGGCCGCGGTGTGCTCGACAGTGGGTTCACGGACGGGTCTCGACGCCGCCGACCTCGGTCGATGCGCCGGGTGCGACACTGGTCCGCGTGGGTGAGTCGACCGTTTCGTTCGAGCTTCCCCCCGCCGCCGTGCGGGGGGTGGGCAGCCGTCCGTTCGGCGTGTACGTGCACGTCCCGTTCTGTGCGACGCGCTGCGGGTACTGCGACTTCAACACCTACACGGCGGGGGAACTCGGCACTGCCGCCTCGCCGGAGTCGTGGCTCGACGGCCTGCGCAGGGAACTCGACCTCGCGGCACAGTTGCTGGGCGCTCCGCCTGCCGCGGACACGGTGTTCGTGGGCGGTGGAACCCCGTCCCTGCTCGGCTCGGACGGGTTGGGGCACGTGCTGGACGCGGTCCGCGCGTCGTTCGGCCTCGCCTCCGACGCCGAGGTGACCACGGAGTCGAACCCCGAGTCCACGTCTCCGGAGTTCTTCGCGGGGCTGCGTGAGGCCGGCTACACCCGGGTGTCGCTCGGCATGCAGTCGGCGGCGCGGCACGTCCTCACGGTGCTCGACCGGGTGCACACCCCCGGCCGTCCGGTGCGCGCGGCCGCCGAGGCGCGCGCGGCGGGCTTCGAGCACGTCAACCTCGACCTCATCTACGGCACACCCGGAGAGCGGACCGAGGACCTCCGGGCGTCGGTGGACGCGGTGCTCGACGCGGGTGTCGATCACGTGTCGGCGTACGCGCTGATCGTCGAGGAAGGCACGGCGCTGGCGCGCCGGGTGCGGCGAGGGGAGATCCCGGCCCCCGACGACGACGTTCTCGCCGAGCGCTACGAGGTGATCGATTCGATGCTGTCGGCGGCGGGGCTGCGGTGGTACGAGGTGTCGAACTGGGCGGCCTCGACGCAGGCCCGGTGCCGGCACAACCTCGGCTACTGGCTCGGTGGCGACTGGTGGGGCGCGGGCCCCGGTGCACACAGCCACGTGGGCGGTGTGCGCTGGTGGAACGTGAAGCATCCCGCGCGGTACTCGTCGGTGCTGGCCGACGGCGCCCTTCCGGTGGCGGGGCACGAGCGGCTCAGCGAGGACGACGTTCACCTCGAACGCGTGATGCTCGAACTGCGGCTTGCCGAGGGGTTGCCGCTGGACGCGCTCGACGCCGGGGGAGTGGAGGAGGCCCACCGCGCCGTGGCCGACGGGCTGCTCGAACGCGGTGCGCTGGCCGACGGCCGGGCGGTGCTCACCGACCGGGGACGGCTGCTGGCCGACGCCGTCGTCCGCCGACTCGTGACGTCGTGACCGGCGACACTACGACCGCTGCACGACGCGGATCTGCAAGCCCGCGCGCGACAGGCGGTTGAGGAGCGCGTCGCCCATGGCCACCGCCGTGGTGACCTGACCGGACGTGTCGGGCAACTCGTCGAACGCCAGGCACAGGGCCGACTCGGCGAGCATCTTCGCCGTCTCGTCGTAGCCGGGGTCGCCTCCGGCGAACTCGGTGACGACCCGCTCGCCGCCGCCCTCACCGACGAAGCGGACGGAGAACCAGGACTGCAGGCGCCGCTGCTCGCTCGGCCCTTCGCCCGGTTTGCGCAGGTTGGCGAGGGCTTTGCGCGCGAAGGGGAGCTGGGCGAGCAGGCCGAGGGCGGCGAGGCCGAGCGCGCCGGCGACGACC from the Saccharomonospora azurea NA-128 genome contains:
- the cysD gene encoding sulfate adenylyltransferase subunit CysD, with translation MTTAQTATDAARDNLAALESEAVHVFREVAGEFDRPVILFSGGKDSTLLLHLAIKAFWPAPVPFPLLHVDTGHNFDEVIRFRDHVVEKYGLRLVVAKVQDWIDDGRLQERPDGTRNPLQTQPLLDTITEHRFDAVFGGGRRDEERARAKERIFSLRNAFGQWDPRRQRPELWNLYNGRHRPGEHVRVFPLSNWTEADVWNYIARENVELPSIYYAHKRRVFRRDGMWLTDGPWGGPRDGEDVQELMVRYRTVGDGSCTGAVESTATTVEQVIAEVQASRLTERGATRADDRLSEAAMEDRKREGYF
- a CDS encoding phosphoadenylyl-sulfate reductase; its protein translation is MTAAASRDELRTVAAEAAERLAEADADEALRWAVERFGDDLIVASNMQDAVLIDLAAKVKPDIDVLFLDTGYHFAETIGVRDAVATVYPDVRIVDALPDQTVAEQDAEYGPKLHERDPNRCCHLRKVIPLQRTLATYSCWITGVRRVDAPTRANTPIVTWDERNGLVKVNPIAAWTDEEFDDYLHRNGILQNPLVGEGYLSIGCAPCTAKVAPGADPRSGRWAGTSKTECGLHA
- the hemW gene encoding radical SAM family heme chaperone HemW; translated protein: MGESTVSFELPPAAVRGVGSRPFGVYVHVPFCATRCGYCDFNTYTAGELGTAASPESWLDGLRRELDLAAQLLGAPPAADTVFVGGGTPSLLGSDGLGHVLDAVRASFGLASDAEVTTESNPESTSPEFFAGLREAGYTRVSLGMQSAARHVLTVLDRVHTPGRPVRAAAEARAAGFEHVNLDLIYGTPGERTEDLRASVDAVLDAGVDHVSAYALIVEEGTALARRVRRGEIPAPDDDVLAERYEVIDSMLSAAGLRWYEVSNWAASTQARCRHNLGYWLGGDWWGAGPGAHSHVGGVRWWNVKHPARYSSVLADGALPVAGHERLSEDDVHLERVMLELRLAEGLPLDALDAGGVEEAHRAVADGLLERGALADGRAVLTDRGRLLADAVVRRLVTS
- a CDS encoding nitrite/sulfite reductase — its product is MASNAGSATRTRRPRGEGQWALGYREPLNANERSKKDDPPLNVRERIETVYAQRGFDSIDPGDLRGRFRWYGLYTQRRPGIDGGRTATLEPEELEDRYFMMRVRSDGGALTTHQLALLGELSQTYARDTADITDRQNIQYHWIRIEDVPTIWAKLEAAGLSTMEACGDSPRVILGSPVAGIAAAEVLDGTPAIDEIRRRYIGAPEFANLPRKFKTAISGLADVAHEIHDVAFVGVHHPEHGPGFDLWVGGGLSTNPMLGVRLGAWVPLDEVPDVWAGVVGVFRDYGYRRLRSRARLKFLVKDWGAEKFREVLEREYLGRPLIDGPAPDVPEQPLDHIGVHRQRDGLYYVGAAPVAGRASGSMLLAAAKAAERAGSTRVRLTPQQKLVVLDVPESEIEGLRAALAEAGLTTDPSPWRRGVMACTGIEFCKLAIVETKARAARLVEDLERRLADIQSGLDHPVSVHLNGCPNSCARIQVADIGLKGQIVTDAEGKQVEGFQVHLGGGLGLDAGFGRKLRRHKVTAAELTDYVERVVRNYVAHREDGERFAQWVARAEEALLV